In the Pogona vitticeps strain Pit_001003342236 chromosome 2, PviZW2.1, whole genome shotgun sequence genome, CTATTAATTAGGTTGAAATGCAATTTGAGTGTCCTaattctttcattaaaaaaacatttaactatttcaattaagaaaaatggtgaaTTGTTACTGTCTGTTTCTAACTATAGGCAGAAACAAATCTGCATTTCTGACAGCAGTCCCATATGTCCCTAGGTGTAAACCCCATGGGATTCAATAGAACACTGCAGTCTTTCATATGCAAAATCAATTTACATCTACTGAAAAACTATACAGTAGATACCTTAATTGCACCTCTTTCCCTCTTTATCCCTGAATGGTCCCAGATCTCATTCATTTATGAAATTCTTAGTAGTAACTACTGTTACCTACTACTTTAGTAACTACTGTTAACTACTGTTAATAGTAGTTATCTTAGTAACTACTGTTTTCAAACCTGGTTAGCTTTAAAAGGGGAACTATGCTCATTGATAAAAGCTGAATATTATACAGGAGAAATTTTAGCCACTGTGCTTGTATGTACAGCAAATAATTACCAAATTTCCTTTGGAACAATCATGTTCTTTTAATGATAGTAAGTTTACATAATGTTACTGACAATAATGTAACATAATGTTACTGAGAGTTCCTTACAAGAAAACCTCACTGATAGCAGGTCTTGTtccttaatattttaaatacactTTCAATGAACAAAATTGTATATTGCTGAAAAACATAGGCAGGATCTGCTTGATAGAACTACAGTATGTATGTTTCAAGATGTATGTACCTCAGATGTATGTGATGTGagtcatatacagtatgtgatagATAAAAGACTCTTATATAGTAGTAGGAATTCCATGACTGAGGTAGTGCCAGATCAAAACTCGTGCCGATGTCCTGCAAGTAGAACAGGAATTGAAGTAAACTTTCTCTTAAAATTTTCAGAGGAGAAAAGTTGCCCTCCATTGCAGTCAGTGGATTAAATTAACTACAACAGATCCATTGTTATCATAGCTTAGAGCAGGTGTGAGCAACTATTGCCTGTCAGGTATTTTTGGATAGCAGTTCCCAGGATCCAttccctcccaaccctggaataaagcgCGAGACAGTggtatgggttaaatatgggctacactttattaatatacattcCGATTCAACTTCTTCATTTTTTGtcaaaaggagggggcctgctgtagtgcagaaacagttAAATGATGTATctaaataccccttgatcaatgAAGGGGCGAGTCCCTGGACCCAGGTTCTAGCGATCTTAAggatagcaggaacctggccggccgctaataaacacccccagaccttgagCCCTCTTTATTAGAGGGCTGTTAGTCTGGAAGtgccccagcgcatcttcccgccacaggcactgtaatcgcatgaagAGGGCGTTCTAGAGGGGAAAGCCCCTAAAGTaacctggctttcccctcccacatATGAATCACATGGGACTAATCTATCTCGCGATATCCTGGGTGGAAGGCAAAAGCCAGCCTCGCTGTTCGAGGTCTGaggaccctccagcggctggagCATTCAGATTACTAGGAGTCAAATGCTAGCCATATGAATCTTGCCAGATGTCACAGTgctaatgtttaatttctgaCCACATGCTGAAAGCTTCTACTGACCTTTGCCCCTAGATTTCTGAGCAGTGACACAGAAGTGAGTGGATAGTACTAATATAAAGTAACAGCTTCCTAGGTACAGCCAACTACTTTTTTATACAGCTACAGACACTATGAGCAGTATCTTTTTCCAatatttacacacacagagaagttAAAATTGCAGAAGCTGCTGTGGCAATCTGATGATGCACCTGGGTAAGTTAGTAGCATCATGCTGTAGCATGCACAGTTGGAGTTCTACCTATGCACCTGTACTGCTGAATAGGGAAGGGTCTATATGATAACATGTTAAAAGGCTGCCAGCCAGGCACCTTTAAACCATGTGTAAGAATACCAAGAAGTTTCAGGCCTGTACCCATGAGGAACAAATTGCACTAAACATGCATAAAAATTAAAGAATTTCTCAACCTTGCAAGTTTTCTATTCCATAAACTTTTGAGGGCTGCAGCTGACTGCATCAGATTTATTAAACCTACATCATTCCTGTCTACAAAGGATGACACATCACAGCAACACTAAATTAGCCAGTATGTTGTTCAGTTTTCTGCACGTACAACTGCAAATGTGGAAATGGCTGTTGTGATGTAGACATTGCCCAGCAGCTTGTCTGGTTGCCTGAGTGTTCGTGTGACAGGATGCATGAGCAGCCACAAAACCAAGTAGGTTAATCTATCTCTCTAAACCACTTCAGCCATTTGAGTATCTACATCTATTTATATGGAAAAATTGAACAGCATAATGGCTGAAAAATTCAAAGCTAACTCCATTCCCATGCAGGAAATATGTAACTAATGTAGCTAAAGCACACCTGATAGGTGACCatccaacttttttttaactgaaggtGAAGACTGAGGTACTCCATTCCTTTGCTGAACAGTTCTTTCCCCAGTTTTCCTCAGATGAAGTAAGAATCTGCTTTCCTGTAATTTTGAAGCTGTTGTTTCAGGTCCTACCCTACTGAGTTGCAAGTGATCAGgatgctccatcttccacatgacagcccttcagatatctgaagatggTTATCACATCACCTCCCAATCTTGCTTCCAAGCTAAATGTGCCAGACTCCATCAACAGTTCCACATAGGGGTAGGCTTCTAGATCCTTTACTACTTTGCTTGTCCTCCTCTGGACATACTTCAGCTTGTTAAGGCAAGGCAAGGTAAGGTAAGAAAAAAACCTAAAACTACCCTATTACTTTATAGAGTCTCACATGAATTTCTGAAAATTCTCCCTATATTAACATTTCAAGGCACCATTTAGATAACATGACTTCTGTACCATGTcagtttttccttcctccttctactTCTCACAATAGCTTGCTTGAAAGTTTACATACAGCTTTGTGCCCTTTTGGTTGGCATAATATAGTGATTATCCTGTTACAGATACTGGGATTTTTCTTGCTGTTTCTaagctccctccctctttttttttctttgccttgctcCTTGTCTGCCCTGAAGGAAAACGAGATAATTGCCCTCCTCATCTTTCAAGTCCCACTCTCAGTCATCATCACCTCTCCTGGCACTAGCACCCGCTCTTGGCGTGACGTAGGGCTGAGCAAGAAGCTCCGTGTCAACaggtgccccccaccccacccctccgtTCCGCTCCGCCCGCCTGGGGTATAAATAGAAAGCTCCGCCGGGGCGGCTCCGagatttcagcaccatggagagctcgcGGCTGCTTGCATTGTTAGGCGCCGCTTTCGTGCTGCTGCTGGGAGTCAACGGACAGGAGGAGACCGAGCTTCAGCCGCGAGCCCTGGACCTCTACTCTACCGTAGAAGACACGTCCCACGAGAAGGAGCTGGTAGGTCAAAACAAGAAAGCGGTGTCTCAGAAGCATGCCTATGGATGGGTGGAGGTGTAAGAATCCTGCCGAAGTACTGGTTAATAAAGCATTCCTAGCTAGGGCATGGTTTCCTTTGTTTCCTGAAAGCAGCAGCGTAGGGATGGATAAACTTAAGAACAGTTGCAGCGGACACATGTCGCTGATAGGAGGGAAAGTTAGAACGGAAGAAGTAAGAAAGACCATCCTAACGTGGGGGGGGCTGCTCTCAAAGATCCGTGGGAGGCAGAATCAGGCTTGCCTCTGGGTCTGCGGTGCTTCCCAGTGCCTACAGCATCCTAGGACAATTTGCTGGAGGTGTTCTTGATGGGAAAAGGTTTGTGTATCTGCAGATCGAGGCTCTGCAGGAAGTCCTGGAGAAGCTGAAAAGCAAGCGGCTGCCTCTTTATGAAAAGAAGTATGGCCAAGTCCCTATGGTAAGTTGACTTTGTATCCCAGCCCACAAACACTGACGGGGAAGTTTGAAGTATACCATGTTTCTGAGAGGGAAACTAAGCTAGGGGAAGGGGGCTCCAAACTCCAGTCTGTGATTCTGAATGGAAGCGTTTCCCCAAAGGGGACACCTTCTAAACCAGCCAGTTCTCATTTCTGGAGTAAATATGCAGGAAACCCAGATAACTGATCTGGGAGGTTCTTCTCTTCTTGtaggttttgttttaaaagtaatttccaAGCATTCCAGGCACTTACTCCTTTCTTCCCAATTTGTCAATTAATTATCCTAATGATGCAACCCATCATTACTTCTGATTCAACATGCTTAAAATTGTGCCTCAAATTTGTTTACTTGGCTTCATTCCCCAGTTAATTCAGAAGTTCATATTGTATAATTTGTTTTACCTTGTGATGTAAAATTGAAGTGGAtcttggaatgcattaaaaagcaGTTTTCTCTCGAAAGATCAATGAGAATATGATTATTGATTTCAAGTCTATTAGAATCTCCTGCATTTTTAAGCTATTGAGATTCTTGATTAGAAGACAGAATTTCTGACTTGCTCCTAGAGCTATATACTTTATATATTGGGTTGAGGTGTATATATGTGGCTTGAGAGGGAGAATTTCACTCAGATCCATAACTGTaaatatttagatttttaaaagttgaattTTGACTATATTTTCATTTTAGTAGGGTTTCAGGTTTTGTAAATATGTAATGTCTACTAACAAGATCTGTGTCTTGATTTTACCAAAATTGACTAATTTCCAAACATTGTATGGGACAATTCTACTACAACAAATAACCTGAGGTAGGTCTGATTGTGAGTTTCTTGAGGAAACCTAGATGTCTTCTATGGATTTTAATGTGGCTTTTTAAAGAATATTGAAGAGTAACAAAAAGTCAAATGACGAACTCTTCTCTTCCAATATTGAAAACTTAATGTTCatcctaaaaataaaataaaagaattaaaaatggaaGTGCAAATGGATTTTAAAACGACTCATGCTCTTTCTTTGATTTTGAACGGTGTCCTTTTTTTGTTCTAACTGTTGGTTTCTGCTGATAATAGTGTGATGCTGGAGAACAGTGTGCGGTGAGAAAAGGAGCCAGGATTGGAAAGCTTTGTGACTGTCCCAGAGGAACATcttgtaacaccttcctcctaaAGTGTTTGTAAAGAAATACCCCATCCTCCAAACCACTGGAGAACAGAGAAAGACTCAACTGCTTTGCCTAGAAAATCATCCCGAATCATCCCTGTGATGCCCAGACAggcagtggggtggggaaaatggtTTCCATCACAAATGATCAAACAAAGATAaagtgggggaaagaaaacagTTACCAAGCTTAACTGTTGCTTTTGGGTTGTCTGATACTTTGATACTGCCATGTCTTCTCAGTCTTGTCATTtgattttccttcctcttttcacaTCTCTGTCCTTCCCAGTTGATACACATCTTGTGCAGCGACAGCGAACTGATATTTTGAAAACTATTTTTGTATGTGAAAGATCCTCAAGAAAATTAGCTCCAGATATTAATCATTAATTCATCTGCCTTCTTTATAGTAAATGAGCTAGGAAAGACAGATAACTGATGGAAGGCTACAGCATATTAACTGCAGACAGGacactgttttttaaatactttctCCCCCATTACAGTAACATTGTCCATTTCCAGCCAGAGAAAATGTATAGATTAATAACACCATTCTAAAATGTCTTATTGGCCAGTTGTTTTGTCTCTGCTTTGTAGAAATTTCACCACATGTGTCCATGTTGGTCTTCTTGCAACCGAATGGTAGCACAAAGAACAATGGTATCCATTTCTATACCACATGCAGGGAATCTTGGAGACAGGAAAGGAACAGAATACCTTTTCTTGATGAAAGGTCTAATTTTGGTATTTAAAAGGGCAATTTTATGGCAAACACACATCGAGAGGGTAACtgggcaattttaaaaagcacccaCCCCTATTCAGTATTTTGAGTTGATATTTGTTCATTGACACATGCCCTCTTCTTTCATGTGTGCTTCTTAGTTATTAAGTACATGTTGTCTGAAACTGGTTCTAGGTTGGACTGATATggagcaggtttttaaaaaatctggaataaCTGGAAGCAGTGCTATTTGAACAGAGCAGGCAAACATGGCTTCCAGGAAGTCAGGAAATGCCATTTGAGAAGAAAAGAGCTTAATGTTGCTTCCCTCAAATCTTCACCTGGATAAACTCCATCTATATATTGGACATTCTTTTGGATGGAGAAGAAGTGCACAAATTCATGAATTAGAAAGATGGTCTTCAAGTCAATCACATGACTATGCTTTAACCAAATGTTTTCCACGCTCAGATGGAaggatacaaaatacaaaatacaatcaCTATGAACACATTTAATAACCAAACAATCTAAACATGTAAAACTGTTCCTGGCTGACACTTCATAATGTGTCATggaattaacacacacacacacaatggtgcAGATAACCATGGTGTATAATATCCAGAATACCAAATATATTTCAGCTCGTTGGATATTCTTCAGAACTAATTACTTCTCATATGGATATACAGGACACAATTCACCATTAGTATACATTCAAATTTAATTTACTAGATCTTATTAGAAAATCTGGTCaaagctgacccccccccccacaagaaaaATCATACTTCACTGCAACGTTTCTTCCTAAAATGAATCTAAAAACTCTGAGTTGTAAGGCATAATTTGCATACGATTTATGCATGTCTAGTGGGGATTCCATTCCTGCAAAACTATACTCATAGATTTGAATTTGCTTAGTCTACTATATTTTTTCAAGACATTATGGTTCTCAGTATCAATGCATATGTGATCTGATAATATTTTAAGAATGTTAACATGCTATTGATTAAGCTGGACATGTTTATTTAGTTCATTATGTAATGTGTTTGTACTTACATTAGTCTATATTTCCTACCTCTTATTTAATTGCTAGAGATTTTTTCTAGATAATGGTAGTATCCTGAGCCCTATTCAGTCATACTTAGATGCATGAGAGAAGCATGCTAGCTCCATCTTCCTCTTGTCCTGTTAATCACAAAAATGTGACTATCTAAACAGGGTGAGGCTGTTGTACTAGGTAGTCCCTCAGATGTGCCATAACCCCCAATAATTCCCCTTCTTTAGACAGTTGCATTTCAGTGATGAAAGAGATGGCAGAAGAGGTGGGGTTTGTGTGCTCCCCTTAATGAATATGGATGACACAATCTTTCAGTCACTACTGAACTAGGCTCAGGCTTTAGATTT is a window encoding:
- the CARTPT gene encoding cocaine- and amphetamine-regulated transcript protein → MESSRLLALLGAAFVLLLGVNGQEETELQPRALDLYSTVEDTSHEKELIEALQEVLEKLKSKRLPLYEKKYGQVPMCDAGEQCAVRKGARIGKLCDCPRGTSCNTFLLKCL